In the Leptospira neocaledonica genome, GAAGGTCTTAAGAAAATGAATTCTATCATTTTCATGGGCCCTCCGGGTGCTGGTAAAGGCACCCAAGCAAAGATACTTTGCGACACTTTGGGAATTCCTCAGATCTCTACAGGAGATATTCTGAGAGCTGCCGTTAAAAACGGAACCCAAATGGGATTGGAGGCAAAGAGATATATGGATGCCGGAGATTTAGTTCCGGATTCAGTAGTTATTGGCATTATCAAAGATCGTCTTGTAGAGCCTGATTGCAAAAACGGATTCTTATTGGATGGATTTCCAAGAACTGTAGAGCAAGCAGATGCTTTGGATAAAATCCTAAGCACAGAAGGTTTGAAAATCAAGAGAGCGATCAATCTAGAAGTTCCTGATCAAGAACTTCTGGAACGTTTATTAAAACGTGCGGAAATTGAAGGTCGCTCAGACGACAACGAAACAACGATCAAGAGTCGTTTGGAAACTTATAACAAAAAGACTCTTCCGTTATTGGACTACTATGCTGCAAAAGGAAACCTCTCTCGTGTAAACGGAGTAGGTAACTTGGATACAGTCACAAAACTCATCGAGAAGGAGTTAGCTTAACTTGGCGAAAGAAGATGCAATCACCGTGGACGGTACCGTTTTGGAACCTCTCCCAAACGCTATGTTCCGCGTGGAGCTGGAAAATGGTCATAAAGTTTTGGCTCATATTTCCGGCAAAATGAGAATGCATTATATCAGGATCCTTCCGGGCGACAAAGTCACCGTGGAACTCTCTCCTTACGATTTGACCAAGGGTAGAATTACCTACCGCAAAAAATAGGAACCGTTATGAAAGTAAGAACTTCCGTAAAAAAAATCTGCACTAGCTGCAAAGTTATCAGAAGAAAAGGTGTGATCAGAGTGATTTGCACCAACCCTAAACACAAGCAAAGGCAAGCATAATCATGGCTCGTATCGCAGGTATCGATCTTCCAAGAGAAAAAAGAATCGTTGTTGGTCTGACGTATATTTACGGAATCGGCCGATCCACTTCTCGCAAACTTCTCGCTAAGGCGGGGGTAGACGAGGCAATCAGAGTGAAGGATCTAACCGACACTCAAGAGGCTGCTCTCAGAAAAGCGATCGAAGAAAGTATCAAGGTAGAAGGTGATCTTCGTTCCGAAAATCAACTCAATATCAAAAGATTGATGGATATCGGATGTTACAGAGGCCTGCGTCATAGAAGAGGTCTTCCTGTTCGTGGTCAAAGAACCAGAACGAATGCCCGTACTCGTAAGGGTGTTAAGAAGACCGTTGCCAATAAGAAGAAGGTGACTAAGTAATCATGGCTGAAGATAAAAAAGGCAAAAAAGAGAAAAAGGTTAAGAAGAAGGAGAAAAAGGTCGTTCCTCGCGGAAAGGTCTATATCACCGCTTCTTTTAACAATACCATTATCACCATCACCGACTTGGCAGGAAACACTCTGGCTTGGTCAACCGCTGGTGCTATGGGTTTCCGTGGATCCAAAAAATCTACTCCGTATGCGGCTCAGATCGCTGCGGGGAATGCAGCTGAGAAGGCGATCGATTCTACCGGTTTGGCTGAAGTAGACGTTCTGGTTTCCGGCCCAGGTATCGGACGCGAATCTGCGATCCGTTCCTTAGTAGCTCGTGGACTTTCTATTAAAATGATCAAAGACGTTACACCTTTACCGCATAACGGTTGTCGTCCCCGCAAAAGAAGAAGGGTTTAAGGTAGGAATAATATGGCAAGATATAGAGGACCTGTCGTTAAACTAATGAGGAGAGAAGGTGTTAACCTTTACCTCAAATCCAGTTTTACTTTCAACAGAGATAAGTTCCACAAAAAGGGACCTCCTGGAATGCAACCAAAAAGGAAACCGAAAGTTTCCGAGTACGGTTCTCAGCTTCGTGAAAAACAGAAGTTGAAAAGAGCTTACGGACTTTTAGAAAAACAATTCCGTAGCCTTTACGAAGAAGCGTCTCACGCTCACGGTGTAACCGGTGAGATTCTTCTCCAACTTTTGGAAAGAAGATTAGATAACGTTGTATATCGTTTAGGTTTCGCAGTGACTAGACGTCAGGCGAGAAATTTTATCGCTCACAACCATATTCTGGTAAATGGAGAGAAAGTGGATATTCCATCTTTCCGTTTGAAAGTAGGCGATAAGATCGAGATCAAACCTAAATTTAGAACTTCTGGTTTTATTACCCAGAATATCCAATTGGCTCAATCTCTGAATAATATTCCTTCTTGGGTGTCTTCTGATTTCATTCAGTTTTCAGGAGAAATTCTGTCTTTGCCGGAACGTCATCATATCGACATTCCAGTGAAAGAGCAGGTGATCGTGGAGTTGTACTCCAAGTAATTTTATTGGGAAGGGTTTCTAAGTGTCTCTAAAAAGTTTACTCAAAGGATTTAAACGTCCCAAAAAGATCGAATTTACTACGGAAGCGAATACTCCGAACTACGGAAAATTCGTAGCGGAGCCTTTCGAGCGCGGTTTTGCGACCACAATCGGAAACTCTCTTCGTAGAACTCTCATGTCTTCCATCGAAGGAGCGGCAATTTCCGCTCTTCGTATCGAAGGTGTGAACCATGAGTTCTCTTATATCGAAGGAGTCGCTGAAGACGTTACTCGTATCATCCTAAACCTCAAACAAGTTCGTATCAAATACGAGCCTGA is a window encoding:
- the rpsK gene encoding 30S ribosomal protein S11 — encoded protein: MAEDKKGKKEKKVKKKEKKVVPRGKVYITASFNNTIITITDLAGNTLAWSTAGAMGFRGSKKSTPYAAQIAAGNAAEKAIDSTGLAEVDVLVSGPGIGRESAIRSLVARGLSIKMIKDVTPLPHNGCRPRKRRRV
- the rpsM gene encoding 30S ribosomal protein S13, translated to MARIAGIDLPREKRIVVGLTYIYGIGRSTSRKLLAKAGVDEAIRVKDLTDTQEAALRKAIEESIKVEGDLRSENQLNIKRLMDIGCYRGLRHRRGLPVRGQRTRTNARTRKGVKKTVANKKKVTK
- the rpmJ gene encoding 50S ribosomal protein L36 gives rise to the protein MKVRTSVKKICTSCKVIRRKGVIRVICTNPKHKQRQA
- the infA gene encoding translation initiation factor IF-1, translated to MAKEDAITVDGTVLEPLPNAMFRVELENGHKVLAHISGKMRMHYIRILPGDKVTVELSPYDLTKGRITYRKK
- a CDS encoding adenylate kinase, whose product is MNSIIFMGPPGAGKGTQAKILCDTLGIPQISTGDILRAAVKNGTQMGLEAKRYMDAGDLVPDSVVIGIIKDRLVEPDCKNGFLLDGFPRTVEQADALDKILSTEGLKIKRAINLEVPDQELLERLLKRAEIEGRSDDNETTIKSRLETYNKKTLPLLDYYAAKGNLSRVNGVGNLDTVTKLIEKELA
- the rpsD gene encoding 30S ribosomal protein S4, giving the protein MARYRGPVVKLMRREGVNLYLKSSFTFNRDKFHKKGPPGMQPKRKPKVSEYGSQLREKQKLKRAYGLLEKQFRSLYEEASHAHGVTGEILLQLLERRLDNVVYRLGFAVTRRQARNFIAHNHILVNGEKVDIPSFRLKVGDKIEIKPKFRTSGFITQNIQLAQSLNNIPSWVSSDFIQFSGEILSLPERHHIDIPVKEQVIVELYSK